A portion of the Sphaerochaeta pleomorpha str. Grapes genome contains these proteins:
- a CDS encoding MotA/TolQ/ExbB proton channel family protein produces the protein MEATNLLSLLQKGGAVMWPLFALLVITLVVAAQRAITLVMLYRNGEKETKAKLENPLSILDLIAMISPVIGFLGTVTGMINAFKSVSEATSVQLQVVASGLYEALFTTAFGLIISIVATIFSFLLDMAIGKVCEDENKS, from the coding sequence ATGGAAGCAACCAATCTACTTTCACTCTTACAAAAGGGAGGAGCGGTCATGTGGCCGCTCTTTGCCCTCCTGGTCATCACCTTGGTGGTAGCAGCACAGCGGGCGATAACGCTTGTCATGCTCTATCGAAACGGGGAAAAGGAAACCAAGGCAAAACTCGAAAACCCGCTTTCGATTCTAGACCTCATCGCCATGATCAGCCCGGTTATTGGATTTTTGGGAACCGTAACGGGTATGATCAATGCATTCAAGTCAGTGTCGGAAGCAACGTCGGTACAGCTACAGGTTGTGGCCTCCGGGCTCTATGAAGCGCTGTTCACTACGGCCTTCGGCCTTATCATATCCATTGTGGCTACTATCTTTAGTTTTCTCCTGGATATGGCAATAGGAAAGGTATGCGAAGACGAAAACAAGAGTTAG
- a CDS encoding TonB-dependent receptor plug domain-containing protein, giving the protein MKKRGIFSLVLLLAVFTTLAAQDYTDIGTAYELVISDEALAEAETNSSSSVTTITSEEIKAYNAETTAELVNKAIGTTFSSYGALGAAQNVQIRGASSDKTAVYLDGVPLTSAHQGTYDLSSIPLNMIDHIEIIKSGAGNLARTNAIGGMVNLITKKGTVTEKPYTLSFENGSFLPLSYGSSDVRNWASLTDSQKLDLSYSNNLNGLGVSANLGGIVAQNAYTYDTSTDRALRENAGVKNMHGSVNLDGNVGENIAFKSNNMAFYQNLGVPGSTSWPSADTYQNDFQATTNNDFTFSNLGFDPVESVKAVVSYTFARTFFHDAINGDSTHNKHKAYTQVEQNWDLGENYSLTSGIDGTLDYVDSTKIGKEGRFIPSIYANGSIYLPTGLVSLHPSVNIAYISDTNQVSPNASLGVIYAILDTTSLKATVSYAENVPTFSQMYWPDDWGYHGNPDLKTEKGINGDLGASYTNGPLSYEGSLFGRNIYDAIAGDPNDNYIPYNIAHSVYFGTEQSVEWTINAMFALQSSYQYNKSFDLSNGQTLSDNIEVSSVRKHTAKASVSYTQNIYDVVLSGEYLGKTTYSDAIVLLNLSANAQVTENLKTYIAIDNLLNTSYELYSGYPMPKMKVRLGGSWNF; this is encoded by the coding sequence ATGAAGAAGCGCGGAATCTTCTCCCTGGTCTTGCTGCTTGCAGTTTTTACAACGCTTGCCGCACAAGATTACACTGACATCGGAACTGCCTACGAACTCGTCATCTCTGACGAAGCCCTCGCAGAAGCAGAAACAAACAGCTCCTCAAGCGTCACTACTATCACTAGCGAGGAGATCAAAGCATACAATGCTGAGACTACCGCAGAACTGGTAAACAAGGCGATAGGAACAACCTTTTCCTCCTATGGGGCTTTAGGTGCCGCACAGAACGTCCAGATTCGGGGAGCTAGCTCAGACAAAACAGCAGTATATCTCGATGGGGTCCCCCTTACTTCGGCGCACCAGGGAACCTATGACCTTTCCTCCATTCCCCTCAATATGATCGATCACATCGAAATCATCAAAAGCGGTGCAGGAAACCTTGCAAGGACCAATGCCATCGGCGGCATGGTAAACCTAATTACCAAAAAGGGGACTGTAACGGAGAAGCCGTATACCCTCTCGTTTGAGAACGGGTCATTCCTTCCTCTTTCGTATGGTTCATCTGATGTGAGGAATTGGGCCTCACTGACAGACAGCCAGAAACTCGACCTCTCTTACTCCAACAACCTCAACGGCCTTGGTGTTTCTGCAAACCTCGGTGGTATCGTGGCACAGAATGCCTATACCTATGATACCTCTACTGACAGGGCCCTCAGGGAAAATGCAGGGGTAAAGAATATGCATGGGAGTGTGAACCTCGATGGGAATGTAGGTGAGAATATTGCATTCAAGTCGAACAATATGGCTTTTTACCAGAACCTTGGAGTACCGGGATCAACATCCTGGCCTTCTGCGGATACCTATCAAAATGATTTCCAGGCAACCACAAACAATGACTTTACGTTCTCTAATTTGGGATTTGACCCAGTCGAGAGTGTAAAAGCTGTTGTCAGCTATACCTTTGCAAGAACGTTTTTCCATGATGCGATCAATGGGGACAGTACCCATAACAAGCATAAAGCCTACACCCAGGTGGAACAGAACTGGGACCTTGGAGAAAACTACTCCCTTACCTCAGGGATTGACGGCACCTTGGACTATGTTGACAGCACCAAGATCGGGAAGGAAGGACGGTTCATTCCATCGATCTATGCCAATGGAAGCATCTACCTGCCCACTGGCCTTGTCTCATTGCATCCAAGTGTCAACATTGCCTATATCAGCGACACGAACCAAGTGTCACCCAATGCTTCCCTTGGTGTAATCTATGCAATCCTTGATACAACGTCTCTCAAGGCAACGGTAAGCTATGCGGAAAATGTTCCCACGTTCAGCCAGATGTACTGGCCAGACGACTGGGGTTACCATGGAAATCCTGATTTAAAGACTGAAAAAGGTATCAATGGAGATTTGGGGGCATCCTATACGAACGGTCCTCTTTCCTACGAGGGATCCCTGTTTGGAAGGAATATCTACGATGCAATCGCGGGGGACCCCAATGACAATTACATCCCTTATAACATTGCCCATAGCGTCTATTTCGGAACAGAGCAGAGTGTGGAATGGACAATCAATGCAATGTTTGCCTTACAGTCCAGTTACCAGTACAACAAAAGTTTCGACCTTTCCAACGGGCAGACCCTTTCGGACAATATCGAGGTCTCCTCGGTGCGAAAACATACGGCAAAAGCCTCTGTTTCTTACACACAGAACATCTATGATGTGGTGCTGTCAGGCGAATACCTTGGGAAAACCACGTACTCCGATGCAATCGTGTTGCTGAACCTCAGTGCAAACGCCCAGGTTACTGAAAATCTAAAAACCTATATTGCTATCGACAACCTGCTTAATACGTCCTATGAGTTATATAGCGGTTACCCGATGCCCAAGATGAAGGTCCGTCTCGGTGGAAGCTGGAATTTCTAA
- a CDS encoding alpha-galactosidase — MITKKDQCFYLSTKNTTYLFSVTETGHLEHLYYGKTIAPDSINLEALSEKRSLPIGTGTAYDNAHKTLFLGNLCLEYSTMGKGDCRESSVDIEYGRGMHTLDFTVKDFRILQGKPRTFGGLAESYGDKETCTTLEITLKDTCLPIRLALSYTAFEDSDVITRRSTLFNDSDRTITIRNLASLQLDLDEDDWNFVTFDGAWSRERYQHERPLMPGIMINDSKTGVSSAEHNPCVFLTKQGSTPSNGECIGCNLVYSGNHRELVETSPYGKVRLLTGINPATFSWELSSQDRFQSPEAVLTFSSLGMNGASNNFHHFINNHIVRGPWKFRERPVLVNNWEATYFNFSEDKLIALAKQSAELGAELFVLDDGWFGIRNDDTTSLGDWTVNPKKLPSGLSRLSLEIHRLGMMFGLWVEPEMISVESELYKKHPDWMVAIPGRTPSVGRNQHLLDLTRLDVREYLFKILSDTWHLADVNYIKWDMNRTFSDLYSANSEIHNHGEFIHRYVLGLYELLSRLTAAFPNVLFESCASGGNRFDLGMLCFMPQTWTSDNTDALCRLYIQEGTSCGYPLSTMGSHVSASPNHQTLRKTDLDSRFNIAAFGVLGYELDITKLTRQQKEAVKAQISFYKAHRAILQFGTFNRIKLANSSSNQVVWLVHNADKSELLVLFAQKLNPSNPGTDKLRIEGAHLEAIYEVFPRQQKIDLKSIGDLINQISPFAISEGSKTQDALSNAVSLDSEIEHYRVSGELLANAGIKLNQQFGGTGYNAETRVLGDFGSRLYIFKRIN, encoded by the coding sequence ATGATAACCAAGAAGGACCAATGCTTCTATCTTTCTACCAAAAATACAACCTATTTATTCTCCGTCACAGAGACAGGACATCTAGAGCACCTCTATTATGGAAAAACAATTGCACCAGATTCTATCAACCTGGAAGCACTCAGTGAAAAACGATCGCTCCCGATCGGAACCGGTACAGCCTATGACAACGCCCATAAAACCCTTTTTCTTGGCAACCTCTGCCTTGAGTATTCTACCATGGGAAAGGGCGATTGCAGAGAAAGTTCGGTAGATATTGAATATGGACGGGGAATGCACACCCTCGATTTCACAGTCAAGGACTTCAGGATCCTGCAGGGAAAGCCAAGAACCTTCGGGGGCCTTGCCGAGTCCTATGGGGACAAGGAAACCTGCACCACCCTTGAAATAACACTTAAGGACACCTGCCTGCCCATACGCCTTGCCCTCTCCTACACCGCCTTCGAAGACTCCGATGTCATAACCAGGCGATCAACCCTCTTCAACGACAGCGACAGAACTATCACCATACGCAACCTGGCTTCCCTGCAGCTCGATCTCGATGAGGATGACTGGAATTTCGTCACCTTCGATGGCGCCTGGTCAAGGGAGCGCTATCAGCATGAGAGACCTTTGATGCCTGGTATCATGATCAACGATAGCAAGACAGGGGTCAGCTCTGCAGAGCACAACCCCTGTGTTTTCCTTACCAAACAGGGAAGCACCCCTTCAAACGGAGAATGCATAGGTTGCAACCTCGTCTACAGCGGAAACCATAGGGAACTGGTAGAAACCTCCCCCTATGGGAAAGTCAGGCTTTTGACCGGCATCAACCCAGCGACCTTCAGCTGGGAGCTTTCCAGCCAGGACAGGTTCCAGAGTCCCGAGGCTGTGTTAACCTTCTCGTCCTTGGGAATGAACGGGGCAAGCAACAACTTCCATCACTTTATCAACAACCATATCGTCAGGGGACCTTGGAAATTCAGGGAAAGACCCGTATTGGTAAACAACTGGGAAGCTACTTATTTCAATTTCTCCGAAGACAAACTCATCGCCCTTGCAAAACAATCGGCAGAGCTCGGGGCAGAACTCTTCGTCCTCGATGACGGCTGGTTCGGTATCCGCAACGACGATACCACTAGCCTCGGGGACTGGACGGTCAACCCAAAGAAACTGCCTTCCGGCCTTTCCAGGCTGTCGCTTGAAATACACCGTCTGGGTATGATGTTCGGCCTCTGGGTTGAACCGGAAATGATCAGCGTTGAAAGCGAACTCTACAAGAAACACCCCGACTGGATGGTAGCCATCCCGGGGCGCACTCCCAGTGTCGGAAGAAACCAACACCTCCTCGACCTTACCCGGCTTGACGTTAGGGAATACCTGTTCAAAATACTTTCAGACACCTGGCACCTGGCCGATGTAAACTATATCAAGTGGGATATGAACAGAACCTTCTCCGACCTGTATAGTGCAAACAGCGAAATCCACAACCACGGGGAATTCATCCATCGCTACGTCCTTGGCCTGTATGAATTGCTTTCCCGCCTGACAGCCGCATTCCCCAATGTACTGTTTGAGTCGTGTGCAAGCGGCGGAAACCGTTTCGACCTCGGCATGCTGTGCTTTATGCCGCAGACCTGGACCAGTGACAATACCGATGCCCTTTGCCGGCTCTACATCCAGGAAGGAACCTCCTGCGGATATCCTCTCTCTACAATGGGGTCGCATGTAAGTGCTTCACCCAACCACCAAACCCTTCGAAAGACCGATTTAGATTCACGGTTCAACATAGCGGCCTTTGGAGTCCTAGGATACGAACTTGACATAACCAAGCTTACCCGCCAACAGAAAGAAGCGGTCAAGGCCCAGATTTCTTTTTACAAAGCCCACCGGGCAATTTTGCAGTTCGGTACCTTTAACCGGATAAAACTGGCAAACAGCAGTTCCAACCAGGTGGTATGGCTCGTGCACAACGCTGACAAATCGGAACTATTGGTGCTTTTTGCCCAGAAACTGAATCCGAGCAACCCGGGAACGGATAAACTTCGCATTGAAGGTGCTCATCTCGAAGCTATATATGAAGTCTTCCCACGGCAGCAGAAAATTGACCTGAAATCAATCGGGGACCTTATCAACCAGATAAGCCCCTTTGCCATCAGCGAGGGAAGCAAAACCCAGGATGCTCTCAGTAATGCCGTCTCCCTGGACAGCGAAATCGAACATTACAGGGTTAGCGGGGAATTGTTGGCTAATGCAGGGATCAAGCTGAACCAACAGTTCGGCGGAACCGGATATAATGCAGAAACCCGTGTCCTCGGTGATTTCGGGAGTCGGCTCTACATCTTTAAAAGGATCAACTAG
- a CDS encoding GNAT family N-acetyltransferase, protein MEQIVIYIEENAQGNTLYQRYLSECQAIRKTVFIEGQDVAPEIDLDGLDTSCAHLLLLLGEKPAATLRIRKTAEGTKLERVAVLQEFRGHNYGKLLVQCALALSEPPVYIHAQVPSEGFYKNLGFTVEDPTIFYEANIPHRTMFWPNHIKGKTQCNIIRLS, encoded by the coding sequence ATGGAACAAATCGTTATATATATCGAAGAGAACGCCCAAGGCAATACGCTCTATCAGCGCTATCTAAGCGAATGCCAGGCTATCAGGAAAACCGTGTTCATCGAAGGACAGGACGTTGCCCCCGAGATAGACCTGGACGGCCTTGATACCTCGTGTGCCCATCTGCTTTTGCTCCTGGGTGAAAAACCGGCGGCGACACTGAGGATACGCAAAACCGCCGAAGGAACAAAACTTGAACGGGTAGCGGTTTTGCAAGAGTTCCGAGGTCACAACTATGGCAAACTCCTTGTCCAGTGCGCACTCGCTCTCAGTGAACCTCCTGTATATATCCATGCCCAGGTACCAAGTGAAGGGTTCTACAAGAATCTGGGCTTCACCGTGGAAGACCCAACGATTTTCTATGAAGCAAACATCCCCCACAGAACCATGTTCTGGCCAAACCATATAAAAGGAAAAACACAGTGCAACATCATAAGACTATCGTAA
- a CDS encoding energy transducer TonB has product MKLPATILLTITITAISIGSLFIPFTMQDKQAMQVTHATAATISFSEKVEQTASSLNTEQPVAVEQPVAVEQPVAVEQPVAVEQPVAVEQPVAVEQPVAVEQPVAVEQPVAVEQPVAVEQPISMTSKISSVEVAASSKSHAASAVSEDIRTTLVEGYYAIDSVDEGPQFDRSVLAGRIKYPAAAKRQGKEGLVVLRLHISATGVIESIAVEEDPGYGFADAAVAAFSNLTCQPAFLLGKAVAVTLLYPVRFTLR; this is encoded by the coding sequence ATGAAACTACCTGCCACAATACTTTTGACAATCACAATTACTGCAATCTCTATTGGAAGCCTCTTCATCCCCTTTACGATGCAAGACAAGCAAGCTATGCAGGTTACCCATGCAACTGCAGCAACTATTTCCTTTAGCGAAAAAGTAGAACAGACTGCATCTTCCCTTAACACAGAACAGCCCGTTGCAGTCGAACAGCCCGTTGCAGTCGAACAGCCCGTTGCAGTCGAACAGCCCGTTGCAGTCGAACAGCCCGTTGCAGTCGAACAGCCCGTTGCAGTCGAACAGCCCGTTGCAGTCGAACAGCCCGTTGCAGTCGAACAGCCCGTTGCAGTTGAGCAGCCCGTTGCCGTTGAGCAGCCCATTTCTATGACTTCAAAGATCTCCTCTGTTGAAGTTGCTGCAAGCAGTAAGAGCCATGCCGCCTCAGCAGTCTCAGAGGATATACGTACTACCTTGGTGGAAGGATATTATGCTATTGATTCGGTAGATGAAGGACCCCAGTTCGACCGTTCTGTCCTTGCAGGGCGAATAAAATACCCTGCCGCAGCCAAGCGACAGGGAAAAGAGGGATTGGTTGTCCTCAGACTGCATATTTCTGCAACAGGTGTAATAGAGTCGATTGCCGTGGAGGAAGACCCAGGGTATGGGTTTGCCGATGCTGCCGTCGCCGCCTTTTCCAACTTGACCTGCCAGCCTGCCTTCCTTCTTGGGAAAGCCGTTGCAGTAACCCTGCTCTACCCGGTACGGTTTACTCTGAGGTAA
- a CDS encoding NAD(P)H-dependent glycerol-3-phosphate dehydrogenase: MQHHKTIVIAGAGVFGTAIAERLAWNDTNTVILWTIEEDVVQDINKNHRNSKYFPTHFLNTTIRATNDKEIFRSADCILLVIPSKAIVPFTNEIQSMTKEGCMVINLAKGMSDDGAFITEKIPFARTASMKGPTFAIEVLNGLPSAFTFGGSKADYLEFKEEVLKGTGLYLDHTVDIRSVELMSVLKNMYAIAIGLVSGRFNSPNVDFLVYTKAVNEMRKFLTLFDCDPQTIFCYCGLGDLGLTSLNDLSRNRTMGLLMGKGFSIDNSGSSSTVVEGCRTIKLMGEMTREKGLKEEYPLVQALYRLMNEGESLNDYMMATFS, encoded by the coding sequence GTGCAACATCATAAGACTATCGTAATTGCAGGGGCTGGCGTATTCGGGACAGCCATTGCCGAACGCCTTGCCTGGAATGATACAAATACAGTCATCCTCTGGACTATTGAAGAGGATGTAGTACAGGACATCAATAAAAACCATAGGAATAGCAAATATTTCCCCACCCACTTTTTGAACACGACTATCAGGGCAACCAATGACAAGGAAATATTCCGTTCTGCGGACTGCATTCTGCTTGTGATCCCCTCAAAGGCCATAGTGCCCTTTACCAATGAAATCCAGTCGATGACCAAAGAAGGCTGCATGGTAATAAACCTTGCAAAGGGAATGAGTGACGACGGGGCCTTCATCACCGAAAAAATCCCGTTTGCCCGGACGGCAAGCATGAAAGGGCCGACCTTTGCCATAGAGGTGCTCAACGGCCTTCCTTCGGCATTCACCTTCGGAGGAAGCAAAGCAGACTACCTGGAATTCAAGGAAGAAGTACTGAAAGGAACCGGTCTCTACCTGGACCATACCGTCGATATCCGCTCCGTTGAACTGATGAGTGTCTTGAAAAATATGTATGCAATAGCCATTGGTCTGGTCTCGGGCAGATTCAATTCCCCTAATGTTGATTTTCTGGTCTATACGAAGGCTGTCAATGAAATGAGAAAATTCCTCACCCTTTTTGATTGCGATCCACAGACTATCTTCTGTTACTGCGGACTCGGAGACCTGGGACTTACCAGTCTCAATGACCTTTCCAGGAACAGAACCATGGGATTGCTGATGGGCAAAGGTTTTTCCATCGACAACAGCGGCAGCTCATCGACAGTAGTGGAAGGGTGCAGAACCATAAAACTCATGGGGGAAATGACAAGGGAAAAAGGCCTCAAGGAAGAATACCCGCTCGTCCAGGCACTCTACAGGCTGATGAATGAAGGTGAATCACTCAATGACTATATGATGGCTACCTTTTCCTGA
- a CDS encoding biopolymer transporter ExbD has product MRRRKQELAQPSDIAFLLIIFFLLLSGIEVSKSLDLQSGNKIQTQSESISLTIHSNGEMSNGNTQTSLAELEGLLNEGTSLSVFVEGEALWQAVVDVLSIAQRHQVASILVEMAL; this is encoded by the coding sequence ATGCGAAGACGAAAACAAGAGTTAGCACAGCCAAGCGATATAGCCTTCCTGCTTATCATCTTTTTTTTACTCCTCTCTGGCATAGAGGTGTCCAAAAGCCTCGATTTGCAGAGTGGAAATAAAATTCAGACGCAGAGTGAATCCATTTCCCTGACTATCCACAGTAACGGGGAAATGAGCAATGGAAACACACAAACCAGCCTTGCCGAACTGGAAGGTCTTCTGAATGAAGGAACCTCCCTGTCTGTATTTGTTGAGGGAGAGGCTCTATGGCAGGCAGTAGTCGATGTTCTTTCCATTGCCCAGAGACACCAGGTGGCCTCAATCCTGGTGGAGATGGCACTATGA
- a CDS encoding SIMPL domain-containing protein, translating into MKRLHVLSYCALSMVLVLFLSSCMSAKGGEPGLVRTIEISGSGEVVLQPDIATFSIQVSERAPTTSEAQAFANAKMAELLTVLRSNSIAEKDISTTSLNLRPEYEWVDNKQFLAGQVASQSLSVTLRDLPLLGSLIDQLGSVSSIQLDSVRFDKEDKSAAIQEARKKAVDEAFEKAEMYAKSSNMKVGRPISITESSFASNGYSVRAKVMMASESFSAGTEVPSGSMTVSATISMVLEMF; encoded by the coding sequence ATGAAAAGATTACACGTACTCTCTTATTGCGCCCTGTCGATGGTATTGGTTCTTTTCCTTTCCTCCTGCATGAGTGCGAAAGGCGGAGAACCAGGTTTGGTACGTACAATTGAGATTTCAGGATCAGGTGAGGTAGTGCTGCAACCCGATATCGCTACATTCTCCATCCAGGTAAGCGAGAGGGCCCCGACGACAAGCGAAGCCCAAGCCTTTGCAAATGCCAAGATGGCTGAATTGCTAACAGTGCTCCGCTCTAACAGTATTGCCGAGAAAGATATTTCCACTACCTCCTTGAACCTGAGGCCAGAGTATGAATGGGTCGACAACAAGCAGTTCCTTGCAGGCCAGGTAGCAAGCCAGAGCCTGTCGGTAACCCTTAGGGACCTTCCCCTGCTTGGCTCTTTGATCGACCAGCTTGGATCTGTTTCCTCAATTCAGTTGGACTCGGTCAGGTTCGATAAGGAAGACAAGAGTGCTGCTATCCAGGAAGCCCGGAAGAAAGCCGTGGACGAAGCGTTTGAGAAGGCCGAGATGTATGCCAAGAGTTCGAATATGAAAGTAGGGCGACCTATTTCCATAACCGAATCATCCTTTGCCTCGAACGGCTATTCTGTGCGGGCCAAGGTAATGATGGCTTCCGAGAGTTTTTCAGCGGGAACCGAGGTCCCTTCCGGTTCGATGACAGTGTCGGCAACCATTTCCATGGTTTTGGAGATGTTCTAG
- a CDS encoding NAD(P)/FAD-dependent oxidoreductase, translating to MRVCVIGNGVAGSMVAERLSSRGVAVTLYTEEPYGFYSRIKLPQLLCDEEGLCALPSTREAPYLVHKAVKKIDRQKQEILLDDGETSPYDFLVLATGSRGRVLDAFANTKGVSTLRTLEDALLISQTLADPVVVLGGGLLGLEAALAILRKGYGVTVCEGASHILARQLDAKASKLLRVQLESDGLVINECIKATGKRVDQDNRIEALVVEGREDIPCKTLILSLGVNAETSLAKDADLEVDRGIVVDEKLRTSDEHIFAIGDCAQYKGQVPGILPVAIGMAQSVMATLLGETKDYIPPVLMTRFKDEKLEIVSVGDVSGASTNKLKDGRYEAYFVEDGKLKGALLYGSVENVAFLRSHYLKAVTPEEIAELLSF from the coding sequence ATGCGAGTATGTGTGATTGGTAATGGTGTGGCAGGTTCCATGGTAGCTGAGAGACTTTCCAGCCGAGGTGTTGCTGTTACTTTATACACGGAGGAACCGTATGGGTTCTACAGCAGGATTAAACTTCCCCAGCTGCTCTGTGATGAAGAGGGGCTCTGCGCACTTCCCTCTACGAGGGAGGCTCCCTACCTGGTCCATAAGGCAGTAAAGAAAATTGACCGCCAGAAACAGGAAATCCTTCTGGATGATGGTGAAACCTCCCCTTATGATTTCCTTGTACTTGCAACCGGAAGCAGGGGAAGGGTACTCGATGCTTTTGCCAATACGAAAGGAGTCAGCACGCTGAGAACCCTCGAGGATGCCTTGTTGATAAGCCAGACCCTTGCAGATCCCGTGGTGGTACTAGGCGGTGGATTGCTTGGCCTCGAGGCTGCTTTGGCCATACTGCGCAAAGGTTATGGTGTCACTGTATGTGAAGGTGCTTCGCATATCCTTGCAAGGCAGCTTGATGCAAAGGCCTCAAAACTGTTACGCGTCCAGCTGGAGTCGGACGGCCTTGTAATCAATGAATGCATAAAAGCTACTGGCAAACGAGTCGACCAAGACAATCGGATCGAGGCCTTGGTCGTGGAAGGCAGAGAGGATATCCCCTGCAAAACCCTTATTCTCTCCTTGGGGGTGAACGCTGAGACTTCCTTGGCCAAGGATGCCGATCTTGAAGTCGACAGGGGTATTGTCGTCGATGAAAAGCTGAGGACCAGCGATGAGCATATCTTTGCAATCGGAGACTGCGCCCAATATAAGGGACAGGTGCCAGGCATTCTTCCCGTTGCCATTGGGATGGCCCAGAGCGTTATGGCTACATTGCTCGGGGAAACAAAGGACTATATTCCCCCCGTGCTGATGACTCGTTTCAAAGATGAGAAGTTGGAAATTGTGAGCGTGGGGGATGTCTCGGGAGCAAGCACCAATAAATTGAAGGATGGGCGGTATGAAGCGTATTTCGTCGAGGATGGAAAGCTCAAGGGAGCTCTGCTCTATGGCAGTGTCGAAAACGTGGCCTTCCTTCGTTCTCACTATCTGAAGGCCGTTACCCCTGAGGAAATTGCAGAACTGCTGTCCTTCTAG
- a CDS encoding biopolymer transporter ExbD translates to MRKKQSAPATAMTDIAFLLLLFFLILALSTRLTPIPLTPAISEDALAAQAGNTIVIGRDGSLFYQDNPISLYTIPSETEITLLADKDTPFKLISPVLEALQKNGTTTIHCLVGQSQ, encoded by the coding sequence ATGAGAAAAAAACAATCAGCCCCAGCCACTGCCATGACCGACATTGCCTTTCTGCTCCTGTTGTTCTTCTTGATCTTGGCCCTCTCGACACGATTGACCCCAATACCGCTCACCCCGGCTATAAGTGAGGATGCCTTAGCAGCACAGGCTGGCAATACAATTGTTATAGGACGTGACGGTTCCCTTTTCTATCAGGACAATCCGATTTCGCTCTATACAATACCCAGCGAAACGGAAATAACCTTGTTAGCTGACAAGGACACCCCATTCAAACTCATCAGTCCGGTCCTTGAGGCTTTACAGAAAAATGGGACAACAACCATTCATTGCCTAGTGGGACAAAGCCAATGA
- a CDS encoding NUDIX hydrolase: MRDPFNVGDTCDIDHLIWKSGERKEVFKGPIFDICTIERTSSDGRVSRFIEVDSPDWVTVIPWYRGEDGRPMFVMVQQFRHGSSTVTREFPAGVIEKGEEPVKAAIRELKEETGLDADPIKLLGNVSPNSAFMNNRSYFYLAEGLDLVAAQNLDPNEQLDVLSVPVEEILLSMGTGLYDNGIMMIALGFFLREAKLRPYLYT, from the coding sequence ATGAGAGATCCGTTCAATGTTGGTGATACCTGCGACATCGACCACCTAATATGGAAAAGCGGGGAGCGGAAAGAGGTTTTCAAGGGTCCGATCTTTGACATTTGTACCATTGAACGGACTTCTTCAGATGGTAGGGTTTCCCGTTTTATCGAAGTAGACAGCCCTGACTGGGTCACGGTAATCCCCTGGTACCGAGGTGAAGACGGCAGGCCTATGTTTGTCATGGTCCAGCAGTTCCGACATGGTTCCTCTACGGTAACCAGGGAATTCCCCGCTGGGGTTATCGAGAAAGGCGAAGAACCGGTCAAGGCTGCAATTCGGGAATTGAAAGAAGAGACAGGGCTTGATGCCGACCCCATAAAACTATTGGGCAATGTCAGTCCCAACTCTGCGTTCATGAACAACAGGTCCTATTTTTACCTTGCCGAGGGTTTGGACTTGGTAGCTGCCCAGAACCTTGACCCAAATGAACAGCTTGATGTTCTTTCTGTCCCTGTAGAGGAGATTCTTCTTTCCATGGGAACAGGCCTTTATGACAATGGTATTATGATGATTGCCCTTGGGTTCTTCCTTCGGGAAGCAAAACTAAGACCGTATCTCTATACATAA